The Tepidibacter aestuarii genome contains a region encoding:
- a CDS encoding threonine aldolase family protein, translated as MYSFKNDYSEGAHPRILNALIKSNMAQEEGYGYDRHTQSAVSKIKNLIHNQNIDVHLISGGTQTNLTAISAFLKPHEACVSANTGHIAVNETGAIEYTGHKVITIDSNDGKIVPEKIQEVLNSPLNEHVVKPKLVYISNPTELGTIYTKEELKALNEFCKSNNLILYADGARLGCAICAQKSDLNLSDMCNFTDAFFIGGTKNGALLGEALVIKNENLKEDFRYHIKQKGALLAKGRLLGIQFEELFSDNLFFELANHANEMAYLLRDGLKEANCKFLIDSPTNQIFPVLEDKIIERLEKKFNFYTWKKIDDNHSAIRLVTSWATKKEAVLEFIDELKK; from the coding sequence ATGTATAGCTTCAAAAATGACTATAGTGAAGGTGCTCATCCAAGAATTTTAAATGCTCTAATAAAATCAAATATGGCTCAAGAAGAAGGATATGGATATGACCGCCATACACAGAGTGCAGTTTCCAAAATAAAAAATCTAATACATAATCAAAATATCGATGTTCACCTGATATCTGGAGGAACTCAAACAAACCTTACAGCAATTAGCGCTTTTTTAAAACCTCATGAAGCTTGTGTATCTGCTAATACAGGTCATATTGCAGTTAACGAAACTGGAGCAATTGAATATACCGGACATAAAGTGATTACAATAGATTCAAACGATGGTAAAATAGTTCCCGAGAAAATCCAGGAAGTATTAAATTCTCCTTTAAATGAACATGTTGTAAAACCAAAACTTGTATATATTTCTAACCCAACAGAACTAGGTACAATATACACAAAAGAAGAACTTAAAGCTCTTAATGAATTTTGTAAGTCTAATAACCTTATATTATATGCAGATGGAGCAAGATTAGGTTGTGCTATTTGTGCTCAAAAATCCGATTTAAACTTATCAGATATGTGTAATTTTACAGATGCATTTTTTATTGGCGGAACTAAAAACGGAGCCCTTCTTGGTGAAGCCTTAGTAATAAAAAATGAAAATTTAAAAGAAGATTTTAGATATCATATAAAACAAAAAGGAGCTCTCCTTGCTAAAGGAAGACTTTTAGGAATTCAATTTGAAGAATTATTTAGCGATAACCTTTTTTTTGAGCTTGCTAATCATGCTAATGAAATGGCATATCTTTTAAGGGATGGCTTAAAAGAAGCAAATTGTAAGTTTTTAATAGACTCTCCAACTAATCAAATTTTCCCTGTCTTAGAAGATAAAATAATTGAAAGGCTAGAGAAAAAGTTTAACTTTTATACTTGGAAAAAAATAGACGATAACCATTCTGCTATTAGATTAGTTACATCATGGGCCACTAAAAAAGAAGCAGTACTAGAGTTCATAGATGAATTAAAAAAATAA
- a CDS encoding GTP-binding protein yields the protein MNKTIGILAHVDSGKTTFAEQILYHTKSIRQRGRVDHKDAFLDSHNIEKERGITVFSDQAYMSYKGSNYYLIDTPGHIDFSSEMERSIQIMDYAIVIISAVEGIQGHTETLWQLLRKHNVPTFFFINKVDRVGADVEGVLKEIKLNLTDDICNITETFNKDEMKEELIEFIAERDEELLEKYMEDSFEKGLWLNNMKNMIKQNKIFPCSSGSALQDIGIVEFLDKIHELTFTDYSVEDSFSARVYKVRHENNGTKVTYIKCLSGTLKVRNELSYSDEENKICEKVTQIRVYNGNKFKTVEKVSAGQVFAVTGLTVPSIGDGLGTLREKSSYEIVATLKSKVIFDYSLNIKHVLKCFRILNSEDPSLNVTWEESLQEIHINVMGIIQLEVLEQLVKERFDFSVVFGEPEILYKETIDTVVNGYGHFEPLGHYAEVHLKLEPTKRNYGIEFENNCHTDDLTVGNQNLISHHIYERDHHGILTGSSITDIKVTLLTGRAHNKHTSGGDFREATYRALRQGLEKAQNILLEPYYNFKIKVELDYLGRVLSDIQKSYGSFDAPKTIGNKAIISGNVPVATFMNYSTELIAFTQGKASMSLLFAGYERCHNEEEVIKRIDYKKNADFDYTSSSIFCSKGQAYTVTWDKSEKEMHCL from the coding sequence ATGAATAAAACAATTGGAATACTAGCACATGTAGATTCTGGTAAAACTACATTTGCTGAGCAAATTCTGTATCATACCAAAAGTATTAGGCAAAGAGGTAGAGTAGACCATAAAGATGCTTTTTTAGATAGTCATAATATAGAAAAAGAACGAGGAATTACAGTGTTTTCAGACCAAGCATACATGTCTTACAAAGGCTCAAATTATTATTTAATAGATACTCCTGGACACATAGACTTTTCATCAGAAATGGAAAGATCAATTCAAATTATGGATTATGCCATTGTTATTATTAGTGCAGTTGAAGGTATACAGGGTCATACAGAAACTCTGTGGCAGCTACTTAGAAAACATAATGTACCTACTTTTTTCTTCATCAACAAGGTTGATAGAGTTGGTGCAGATGTTGAAGGGGTATTAAAAGAAATTAAATTGAACTTAACAGATGATATTTGTAATATAACAGAGACCTTTAATAAAGATGAAATGAAAGAAGAACTCATAGAATTTATAGCCGAGAGAGATGAAGAACTTCTTGAAAAATATATGGAAGATAGTTTTGAAAAGGGTTTATGGTTAAATAATATGAAAAATATGATAAAGCAAAATAAAATCTTTCCATGTTCTAGTGGTTCTGCTTTGCAAGATATAGGTATAGTTGAATTTTTAGATAAAATACATGAGCTAACATTCACAGATTATTCTGTTGAAGATTCTTTCTCAGCCAGAGTTTATAAAGTACGTCATGAAAATAATGGAACTAAAGTAACTTATATTAAATGTCTGAGTGGAACATTAAAAGTAAGAAATGAGTTAAGTTATAGTGATGAAGAAAACAAAATTTGTGAAAAAGTAACTCAGATAAGAGTTTATAATGGAAATAAATTCAAAACTGTTGAGAAAGTATCAGCAGGGCAAGTTTTTGCAGTAACTGGGCTAACAGTTCCATCAATAGGGGATGGTTTGGGAACTTTGAGAGAAAAATCTAGTTATGAAATAGTGGCAACTTTAAAGTCTAAAGTTATATTTGATTATTCTTTAAATATAAAACATGTATTAAAATGTTTTAGAATTTTGAACTCAGAAGATCCTTCTTTAAATGTTACATGGGAAGAATCTTTACAAGAAATTCACATTAATGTTATGGGAATTATTCAGCTAGAGGTATTAGAACAATTGGTTAAAGAACGATTTGATTTTAGTGTGGTATTTGGAGAACCTGAAATATTATATAAAGAAACCATTGATACAGTAGTAAATGGGTATGGTCATTTCGAACCATTGGGACATTATGCAGAGGTACATCTTAAATTAGAACCTACTAAAAGGAATTATGGTATAGAGTTTGAAAATAACTGTCATACTGATGATCTAACAGTTGGGAACCAAAATTTGATTAGTCATCATATTTATGAAAGAGACCATCATGGAATATTAACAGGTTCATCTATAACAGATATAAAAGTAACTTTGCTGACAGGTAGAGCTCATAACAAGCATACAAGTGGTGGTGACTTTAGAGAAGCTACATATAGAGCTTTAAGACAAGGACTTGAAAAAGCGCAAAATATTTTACTTGAACCTTATTACAACTTTAAAATTAAAGTGGAATTAGATTATTTAGGTAGGGTTTTATCAGATATACAAAAATCATATGGTAGCTTTGATGCACCTAAAACTATAGGGAACAAAGCAATTATATCAGGTAACGTACCAGTAGCTACCTTTATGAACTACAGCACAGAGTTAATTGCCTTTACACAAGGAAAAGCTAGCATGAGTTTGCTGTTTGCTGGTTATGAACGTTGTCATAATGAGGAAGAAGTTATAAAAAGAATTGATTATAAGAAAAATGCTGACTTTGACTATACATCATCATCTATTTTTTGCTCAAAAGGACAAGCCTATACAGTTACTTGGGATAAATCAGAAAAAGAGATGCATTGTTTATAA
- a CDS encoding DUF4163 domain-containing protein, with product MKNLKLLSVLLIVFILASISIGCTKKDAVKSTNEETVINNNSYTTESVTNTFDTKIYEEDLSLELTYPQIKGLENKELENKINETIKGEFLGIQSSLWAEANVVDESFEITSKTPDILSIKYNYITSPDNISKYEFFETININMKNGKLIRIQNLFNSEESVEKVKSIVDNIIKNQNFNIKNPIGNTNIYENIYFTDKNMIIYYENDELVEIEVPLNKILEYINI from the coding sequence ATGAAAAATTTAAAATTATTATCAGTATTGTTAATCGTATTTATACTAGCATCAATATCAATTGGATGTACAAAAAAAGATGCTGTTAAATCTACAAATGAAGAGACCGTTATAAACAATAATTCTTACACAACTGAATCAGTTACAAATACCTTTGATACTAAAATTTATGAAGAAGATTTATCTTTAGAACTTACATACCCTCAAATAAAAGGACTAGAGAATAAAGAACTAGAGAACAAAATTAACGAAACTATAAAGGGTGAATTCCTAGGTATTCAAAGTTCTTTATGGGCAGAAGCTAATGTTGTTGATGAAAGTTTTGAAATAACATCAAAAACACCTGACATTTTAAGTATTAAATATAATTATATAACTAGCCCTGATAACATATCAAAGTATGAATTTTTCGAAACAATTAATATAAATATGAAAAACGGAAAATTAATAAGAATACAAAACCTATTTAATTCTGAAGAATCAGTAGAAAAAGTAAAATCAATTGTAGATAATATTATTAAGAATCAAAATTTTAATATTAAAAACCCAATAGGTAATACAAATATATATGAAAATATATATTTCACAGATAAAAATATGATTATTTATTATGAAAATGATGAGTTAGTTGAAATTGAAGTTCCACTAAACAAAATATTAGAATATATTAATATATAG
- a CDS encoding response regulator transcription factor — translation MKNKILVLEDENSIRAFIKIKLKALGYDVIEAKSGDEALDKVDNSIDVALLDVMLPDIDGFEVCKKIRKKYPGLGIIMITAKGQEDDKVIGLKSGADDYIVKPFSPKELAARIESLLRRININSVKENINIVEYKPFKLDIDKKSLIKINELISLTPTEYAIIELLITNADKVISRDEILDEVWGKNYFGDIKTVDVNVRRIRQKIEDNPSKPKYIKTVRGYGYIWSVD, via the coding sequence GTGAAAAATAAAATTTTAGTATTAGAAGATGAAAATTCAATAAGGGCATTTATAAAAATAAAACTAAAAGCTTTAGGGTATGATGTTATAGAAGCTAAAAGTGGTGATGAAGCATTAGATAAAGTAGACAATAGTATTGATGTTGCACTACTTGATGTAATGCTTCCTGATATAGATGGATTTGAGGTTTGTAAAAAAATCAGAAAAAAATATCCAGGTCTTGGTATTATAATGATTACAGCCAAAGGACAAGAAGATGATAAAGTAATAGGGCTTAAAAGTGGAGCGGATGATTATATTGTAAAACCTTTTAGTCCTAAAGAACTTGCAGCTAGAATTGAGTCATTACTAAGAAGAATTAATATAAATTCAGTTAAAGAAAATATAAATATAGTTGAGTACAAACCTTTTAAATTAGATATAGATAAAAAATCTTTAATTAAAATTAATGAGTTAATATCGCTTACTCCAACAGAGTATGCAATTATAGAACTTTTAATTACTAATGCAGATAAAGTTATAAGTAGAGATGAGATATTGGATGAAGTCTGGGGAAAGAATTATTTTGGAGATATAAAAACTGTAGATGTTAATGTAAGAAGAATAAGACAAAAAATAGAAGATAATCCCTCAAAACCAAAGTATATAAAAACAGTTAGAGGATACGGATATATATGGAGTGTTGATTAA
- a CDS encoding HAMP domain-containing sensor histidine kinase, producing the protein MKSIKSRIYRQNGIIIISIVLILEIIFLVNVRNYYFESVKNELINKANISSSFYNKLLLSDKIDKKARYILEDNEKDRAFYMQVVNSDKTMVIDSYGLNSTDHIESVDIKEALKGNKKVIKQIDEKTNEKIMAVSVPLYYLDNISGVLRYIVSVDDIDKTFFQICIVTVLVGIIVIIITFLFSSFLAKEIVYPIEELTDIAQVIALGDFSKKAIKRNEDEIGKLADTLNYMSDEIQKTNLIKNEFISSVSHELRTPLTSIQGWSEIMLTGDVDNEEEKEGLKIIYDESKRLTGLVEELLDFSKFESGKITLDLENIDINKLIISIYNYFKKRLKKENINGILDLDEKQCYIKGDINRLKQVFINIIDNSIKFSKENKVISIKTICSDKFILIDIQDNGMGISQEDLPKVTDKFYKGNSKKSGSGIGLAICREIVDMHKGELNIESIEGEGTKVTIKIPKA; encoded by the coding sequence ATGAAAAGCATAAAAAGCCGTATATATAGACAAAATGGGATCATTATTATAAGCATAGTTTTGATTTTAGAGATAATATTTTTGGTTAATGTAAGAAACTATTATTTTGAAAGTGTTAAAAATGAGTTAATAAATAAAGCAAACATATCTAGTTCATTTTATAATAAGCTTCTATTAAGTGACAAAATAGATAAAAAAGCAAGGTATATATTAGAAGATAACGAAAAAGATAGAGCTTTTTATATGCAAGTAGTTAATTCAGATAAAACAATGGTTATAGATTCATATGGATTAAATTCTACTGATCATATAGAATCAGTAGATATAAAAGAGGCATTGAAAGGGAACAAAAAAGTTATAAAGCAAATTGATGAAAAAACTAATGAAAAAATTATGGCTGTATCTGTTCCTCTTTATTATTTAGATAATATATCTGGAGTTTTAAGATATATAGTTTCTGTAGATGATATTGATAAAACTTTTTTTCAAATTTGTATAGTTACAGTGTTAGTTGGTATTATTGTAATTATTATAACATTTTTATTTAGTTCATTTTTAGCAAAAGAAATAGTATATCCTATTGAGGAATTAACTGATATTGCACAAGTAATAGCTTTAGGAGATTTTTCAAAAAAAGCTATCAAAAGAAATGAAGATGAAATAGGAAAATTGGCAGATACGTTAAATTACATGTCAGATGAGATCCAAAAAACTAATCTAATAAAAAATGAATTTATATCTTCTGTATCACATGAACTAAGAACTCCTCTTACATCAATACAGGGTTGGAGTGAAATTATGTTGACAGGTGATGTTGATAATGAAGAAGAAAAAGAAGGACTAAAAATTATATATGATGAATCTAAACGTTTAACTGGATTGGTAGAAGAACTTCTTGATTTTTCTAAATTTGAATCTGGAAAAATAACTCTTGATTTAGAAAATATAGATATAAATAAATTAATAATATCTATTTATAATTATTTTAAGAAGAGATTAAAAAAAGAAAATATAAACGGTATTTTAGATTTAGATGAAAAGCAGTGTTATATAAAAGGAGATATAAATAGATTAAAACAAGTATTTATAAATATTATAGATAATTCAATAAAATTCTCAAAGGAGAATAAAGTAATATCTATAAAAACTATATGTAGTGATAAATTTATTTTAATAGATATACAGGATAATGGAATGGGAATATCACAAGAAGATTTACCTAAAGTAACAGATAAGTTTTATAAAGGAAACTCTAAAAAATCGGGTAGTGGAATTGGATTAGCAATATGTAGAGAAATAGTAGATATGCATAAGGGAGAGTTAAATATTGAAAGTATCGAAGGAGAAGGAACAAAAGTAACTATAAAAATACCTAAAGCTTAA
- a CDS encoding YfjL-like protein, with protein MKKIKISKRSIVSILAIFIVFIILSIVNSFNGNPISKKIASEKINHYVNTNYSDMNLNIEETKYNFKFGEYYSNIYSKEDIDVHFFVRYRNKRIYDDYEIDVLSGWNTVRRMEKEYAKLITPLLKEEFTDSFDRVIVEYPKEITKTDISTKLNAPLDINDSEYKKLWLNLKGVDMTVESLSSNLKKLHNILTKKGYYINEYGVWIDGDKQYDYINVTGVKSDMVDDGLTELIQYSKDNTEEAFQKYGINTHFKE; from the coding sequence ATGAAAAAAATAAAAATATCAAAAAGAAGTATTGTCTCAATATTAGCTATTTTTATAGTGTTCATTATATTATCAATTGTTAACTCATTTAATGGAAACCCTATATCAAAGAAAATAGCGTCTGAAAAAATAAATCATTATGTTAATACTAATTATAGCGATATGAACTTAAATATTGAAGAAACAAAGTATAATTTCAAGTTCGGTGAATATTATTCTAATATTTATTCAAAAGAGGATATTGATGTTCACTTTTTTGTTAGATATAGGAATAAAAGAATATATGACGATTATGAAATAGATGTTCTAAGTGGATGGAATACAGTTAGGAGAATGGAAAAGGAATATGCTAAACTCATTACACCATTATTAAAAGAAGAATTTACAGATTCATTTGATAGAGTTATTGTAGAGTATCCTAAAGAAATTACAAAAACAGATATTTCTACTAAGTTAAATGCACCTTTGGATATTAATGATAGCGAGTATAAAAAGCTATGGCTTAATTTAAAAGGTGTCGACATGACTGTTGAATCGCTTTCATCCAATCTTAAAAAATTGCATAATATACTAACTAAAAAAGGGTACTATATTAATGAATATGGTGTTTGGATCGATGGAGATAAACAATATGATTATATAAATGTAACTGGTGTTAAATCGGATATGGTAGATGATGGATTAACTGAATTAATTCAATATTCTAAGGATAATACAGAAGAAGCTTTTCAGAAATATGGAATTAATACGCATTTTAAAGAGTAA
- a CDS encoding DUF1361 domain-containing protein codes for MINKRLISIFSVFFLVTMMAVVMATNRSYKLNTYKYYIYIWNMFLAWIPFIFSLIVHNMYYKGKGNINNILIFICMCIWLLFYPNAPYIITDFIHISVSKYPFKIEDTLEFQRNFWIWYDFILIAFCALIGYLLGVASLYLNQIIVKDKFNNLVSWIFVSIVSFLSGYGIYLGRFVRFNSWDIVSNPIKLFGYIINSFKLEAIYFSLMFATVLLFTYVLVYSLINFKNNPE; via the coding sequence GTGATAAACAAAAGATTAATCTCGATTTTTAGTGTGTTTTTCTTAGTTACAATGATGGCAGTAGTTATGGCTACAAATAGATCTTACAAACTAAACACATATAAATATTATATATACATTTGGAATATGTTTTTGGCGTGGATACCATTCATATTTTCTTTGATAGTACACAATATGTATTATAAAGGTAAGGGAAATATAAACAATATATTGATATTTATCTGTATGTGCATATGGCTGCTATTTTATCCTAATGCTCCATATATAATAACGGACTTTATACATATAAGTGTTTCTAAATATCCATTTAAAATAGAAGATACTTTAGAATTTCAACGAAACTTTTGGATATGGTATGATTTTATACTGATAGCATTTTGTGCTTTAATAGGATATTTACTTGGTGTTGCATCTTTATATTTGAACCAAATAATAGTTAAGGATAAGTTTAATAATTTAGTATCTTGGATATTTGTGAGTATTGTATCGTTTCTGAGTGGATACGGGATATATTTAGGTAGATTTGTTAGATTTAATAGCTGGGATATAGTATCGAATCCTATAAAATTATTCGGATATATTATAAATAGTTTTAAACTTGAAGCTATATACTTTTCTTTGATGTTTGCCACTGTTTTATTGTTTACTTATGTACTTGTATATAGCTTGATAAATTTTAAGAACAATCCTGAATAA
- a CDS encoding sensor histidine kinase gives MIYLLKNLINNLGYVVLIAFMISKIKSFKKIIQKDEFTYIDLFVLSFIFGAFGILGTYIGTDVRGAIANTRIIGVMAGGILCGPFVGIGSGIIAGMHRYLIDVGGITAFPCFISTVIGGFLSGIIYIKSNDKNRWVYGILGGILIESISMGLILLLSRPFAVALLIVKKIYIPMTLVNGIGIGIVILITENIFEEKEEIAARQAKLALEIANKTLPYFRNINNDSLKKICTVIKDSVGASAVSITDKKYILAHVGDGDDHHIDGEKVLTRATEKVIETGEIIIFKSHREIACPNENCPLKSAIIMPLKDREAVVGVLKIYYNKEDSISFKDKTLAIGLSQMISTQLEIAKIERLKEMANKAEIKALQAQINPHFLFNALNTIVSFIRVNPDKARELIINLSTYLRYNLEIGESCVDINKELDQVKAYVEIEKARFGDKLNVVYDIDESIEVKVPSLIIQPLVENSIKHGILKGTGSGCVRVKVQKLDNDVEISIEDDGIGIDEKIIKNIYKRNMKENKIGLLNVHNRLRLIYGKGLDIQRLDKGTKIRFIIYREGKRN, from the coding sequence TTGATATATCTATTAAAAAATCTTATAAACAATCTAGGATATGTAGTATTAATAGCTTTTATGATATCTAAGATAAAAAGCTTTAAGAAGATAATACAAAAGGATGAATTCACCTATATAGATCTTTTCGTACTATCTTTTATATTTGGTGCATTTGGGATACTTGGAACTTATATAGGTACAGATGTTAGGGGAGCTATAGCAAATACTAGAATAATTGGGGTTATGGCAGGAGGAATACTTTGTGGTCCTTTTGTTGGAATAGGGTCTGGAATAATAGCTGGAATGCATAGATACTTAATAGATGTAGGAGGAATAACAGCATTTCCTTGCTTTATAAGTACAGTTATTGGAGGTTTTCTATCGGGTATTATATATATAAAATCAAATGATAAGAATAGGTGGGTATATGGTATTTTAGGTGGAATACTAATTGAAAGTATAAGTATGGGTCTTATACTCTTGCTTTCTAGACCGTTTGCAGTAGCACTTTTGATAGTTAAGAAAATATATATACCTATGACTTTAGTTAATGGAATAGGAATAGGTATAGTAATACTAATTACAGAAAATATATTCGAAGAAAAAGAAGAGATAGCTGCAAGACAAGCAAAACTAGCTCTTGAGATAGCTAACAAAACTCTTCCTTATTTCAGAAATATAAACAATGATTCTTTAAAGAAAATATGTACAGTTATAAAAGACAGTGTAGGAGCTAGTGCTGTATCTATAACTGATAAAAAGTACATATTGGCTCATGTGGGAGATGGAGATGATCACCATATAGACGGTGAAAAAGTGTTAACTCGTGCAACTGAGAAGGTAATAGAAACTGGAGAAATAATAATATTTAAATCTCATAGGGAAATAGCTTGCCCTAATGAGAATTGCCCATTAAAATCTGCTATAATAATGCCATTGAAGGATAGAGAAGCTGTTGTTGGGGTATTAAAAATCTACTACAATAAAGAAGACTCTATAAGCTTTAAGGATAAAACTTTAGCTATAGGTCTTTCTCAGATGATATCAACTCAGCTTGAAATAGCTAAAATAGAAAGGCTCAAGGAGATGGCGAATAAGGCTGAGATAAAGGCTTTACAAGCTCAGATAAATCCTCACTTTTTATTCAATGCTTTAAATACTATAGTTTCATTTATAAGAGTAAATCCAGACAAGGCGAGAGAACTTATAATAAACTTATCTACTTATCTTAGATATAATTTAGAAATAGGTGAATCTTGTGTTGATATAAATAAGGAATTAGATCAAGTTAAAGCTTATGTAGAAATCGAAAAAGCCAGATTTGGTGATAAATTAAATGTAGTATATGATATTGATGAGAGTATAGAAGTAAAGGTTCCAAGCCTTATAATACAACCTTTGGTTGAAAATTCTATAAAACATGGAATACTAAAGGGAACAGGTAGTGGGTGTGTAAGAGTAAAAGTTCAAAAACTTGATAATGATGTAGAAATATCTATAGAAGATGACGGCATTGGAATAGATGAAAAAATAATAAAAAATATATATAAGAGAAATATGAAAGAAAATAAGATTGGACTTTTAAATGTACACAATAGGTTGAGGCTTATATATGGAAAAGGTCTTGATATACAAAGACTTGATAAAGGAACAAAAATAAGATTTATAATATATCGTGAAGGAAAGAGGAATTAA
- a CDS encoding LytR/AlgR family response regulator transcription factor, which translates to MRCIIVDDESPSREELKYFINNFSSIEIVKEFDDSLDALNFIESNDVDVIFLDINMPKLDGVCLARVINKFNKEFKIVFITAYKEHAIEAFELEAFDYILKPYSEERILTTLKKIERLESCEEKKCMYDRVTLLKGEKMIVVNIGDIYYCTSSERDTLVYTKDEEYTVNMSISEFYNKISEYNFFKSHRSYILNIDKVEEIIPWFNNTYNVKLRDLDVKIPVSRKNIKEFKHIMGI; encoded by the coding sequence ATGAGATGTATAATAGTAGATGATGAATCTCCTTCAAGGGAGGAGCTTAAGTACTTTATAAATAACTTTAGTTCAATAGAAATAGTAAAAGAATTTGATGACTCATTAGATGCTTTAAATTTTATAGAGAGTAATGATGTTGATGTTATATTTCTTGATATAAATATGCCAAAGTTAGACGGTGTTTGCCTAGCTAGAGTTATAAATAAGTTTAATAAAGAATTTAAAATAGTTTTTATAACTGCATATAAAGAACATGCTATAGAAGCGTTTGAACTAGAGGCATTTGATTATATATTAAAACCTTATTCTGAAGAAAGAATACTTACTACTTTAAAAAAAATAGAGAGATTAGAGTCTTGTGAAGAAAAAAAATGTATGTATGATAGGGTGACTCTTTTAAAGGGAGAAAAGATGATAGTCGTAAATATTGGCGATATATATTATTGTACGTCATCAGAACGGGATACTTTGGTCTATACTAAGGATGAAGAATATACTGTTAATATGAGTATATCTGAGTTTTATAATAAGATTTCGGAATATAATTTTTTTAAAAGCCATAGATCATATATATTGAATATAGATAAGGTAGAAGAGATAATACCTTGGTTTAATAATACTTATAATGTTAAATTAAGGGATTTAGATGTTAAAATTCCGGTTAGTAGGAAAAATATAAAAGAATTTAAACACATAATGGGCATATAA